The DNA segment atgtagatACAATAGTATCTGAAATTAACCAAACACGCcctcttctttatttttaatttgtacattattttaatataatactaaagtaattaaagaaaaatgtaaatcttctttcaataaaattgtggtCCTGAAAAGGACCGATTGTTTGATAATTTGATGCTTGTCAAGCACAACGCACAACGTTGTCACAATTTAAGCACGTTCGCCACGAATACGTCTGGCCAGCTGGATATCTTTCGGCATGATGGTGACACGCTTGGCATGGATAGCGCACAAGTTAGTATCTTCGAACAGGCCAACCAAGTAGGCTTCACTAGCTTCCTGCAGTGCCATCACAGCAGAGCTCTGGAAACGCAGATCGGTCTTGAAATCCTGAGCAATTTCACGCACCAAGCGCTGGAAAGGCAGCTTGCGGATCAGCAACTCTGTGCTCTTCTGGTAACGACGGATCTCACGCAGGGCAACAGTTCCGGGGCGATAACGATGAGGCTTCTTCACACCGCCGGTGGCTGGAGCACTCTTACGAGCCGCCTTAGTTGCCAGCTGCTTACGAGGCGCCTTGCCTCCGGTCGATTTACGAGCAGTCTGCTTAGTACGagccatttttatttcacaattttcacttcacacagcaaatgttaaaaacacaataatcGGACGAAGCGACTCGGCTCTCGTATTTATAGTAAAACTGGTGGTGGGTTGCcgagcgagaacgagaacgagcgATCGGGTTGTTGCCATTCCAGCGTGCGAGCAGCACGTAGATACATATTGCTGACTCTTTCTGGTTTATGTATCTTTGAGTATAAATAGAGGCGTTTGAGTCGGACCGAACAACAGTATCTTTCTGACTTCGTTGAgtgtaaagtaaaatattaaaagtgaaaaatgactGGTCGTGGTAAAGGTGGCAAGGGCTTGGGAAAAGGTGGCGCCAAGCGTCATCGCAAAGTGTTGCGTGATAACATCCAGGGTATCACGAAGCCAGCTATCCGTCGTCTAGCTCGTCGTGGCGGTGTGAAGCGCATCTCTGGTCTTATTTATGAGGAAACTCGTGGTGTGCTGAAGGTTTTCTTGGAAAACGTTATCCGTGATGCAGTCACATACACCGAACACGCCAAGAGGAAGACAGTCACAGCCATGGATGTTGTGTACGCTCTGAAGAGGCAAGGCCGCACTCTGTACGGTTTCGGCGGCtaagaaaatttgtatctaCTACAAAGTACAAACTCAAAACCCACATCAATCGGTCCTTTTCAGGACCACCAAAACATTCACTAAAAGAGAAgataatcaatatattttaattattaaataaaagtaaacaacggCACTAAAAATTGTGGATAGAGAGAATAATTCCCTCAATTTCATCCAGATTGCCCCCAGTTAAATTCTAcgatacaaataaattgtttttacacGGCGacttgtaaataatttaatggcttttaactttttttcctaaaaatgtattatattgtGTTCATTAGTAAGAAATcctcaaaacaaattttatagtttaccGGTGCAGCGTGTTAAACATTTTACGATACTTTTCGACACAACTGTACCTCGTGTACAGTGCAAATACTTTACCCATGTCAAAATCGCCATTTTAAGACAATTTTTGGCACAACTGTACCACGTGTGCAGTGTAGATTCGTTGCTCATGTAAAGATACTCAATACACAATTTCTGAACGAATATCGATGtaattatttaagtatattaaaaaaatgattctctttaataaatatttggtcGTCCTGAAAAGGACGTTTTGGGTTTTAGTTGATTTGTGTTATATGCgagtttaaatttgaatttaagccTTCTTTTCGGTCTTCTTGGGCAAGAGAACAGCTTGAATATTAGGCAAAACACCGCCCTGGGCAATGGTGACACCCGAAAGTAGTTTGTTCAACTCCTCATCGTTGCGGATGGCCAATTGCAGATGACGAGGGATAATCCTAGTCTTCTTGTTGTCACGGGCTGCGTTACCAGCCAACTCCAAAACTTCAGCAGCCAAGTATTCCATCACAGCAGCCAGGTACACAGGAGCACCAGCACCAACACGCTCGGCATAGTTGCCCTTGCGAAGCAGACGGTGAATACGGCCAACGGGGAACTGAAGACCAGCGCGGTTGGAACGAGACTTTGCCTTTCCCTTAACTTTGCCACCTTTACCACGAccagacatttttatttattatttcttacttcactgtttcacacacaaaactcgAATATTGTTGCCACATGAATCCATTGCCAACTATTTATACTTTTCCGAGCTACCTACTCGTTCCGTTAAGGgatgacagctgctgctgataaccGGTTACGATGAGAGCTCGTCTAACGGAAAGCGTTGCtacaataaaagtataaattggGTGTGTTTCGGATCTCTAGCAAAATAACTGTGAAGTGAATTTTGaaagtgaatttgaatttgaatcaTGCCGCCCAAGACTAGTGGAAAGGCAGCCAAGAAGGCTGGCAAAGCGCAGAAAAACATCACCAAGAacgacaagaagaagaagcgcaaGAGGAAGGAAAGCTATGCCATCTACATCTACAAAGTGCTGAAGCAGGTCCATCCTGACACCGGTATCTCATCGAAGGCAATGAGCATCATGAACAGCTTTGTGAACGACATTTTCGAGCGCATTGCTGCCGAGGCCTCCCGTTTGGCTCACTACAACAAGCGGTCGACTATCACCAGTCGGGAAATCCAAACCGCTGTCCGTCTCTTGCTGCCTGGAGAATTGGCCAAGCACGCTGTCAGTGAGGGAACCAAGGCTGTCACCAAGTACACGAGCTCGAAGTAATTCGATTTCTTTGCACAACCTAcatacaaaaagtaaaaggcCCTTTTCAGGGCCACAAATTACCTATCCAAAgagttaaaattcaaatatatgtaaataatataaatatgaatagtAATAATAGTGCTTAATGACGGTATACCTAGAAGTTCGcctagtttttaataaataaatacggcATTTCACcagcatttataaattttcaaccGAGATGGGACTGTACTTTTTAGTTTAATGAGAACAGAGAACTTCATAAAAGTGGAAGCACGTTAAATGTATTGCGCGCCATAGAAAGGTTACTTTTGTTGCTATACCCTTTTTGGGTATTTTACTTTTGGGTTcaaagaattttttatttagctacCTGACTCACGCTTTAAAGTATCTGTTATCATCGTAAAAGTCATCTCGTAatgtaacatatataatttgaaaactcaTTTCTCTTTTGATATAAGATTTGTAGCCCTGAAAAGGGCTttgttaaataacaaatttcatagtCTTGAAACTTGTGCACGACAATCTTCAATGTCCTTGTGCTCTCTTCTTATTTcttggctgcagctgcagtttttGCCTTGGGTTTCTTAGCAGCCACTGCGGCTTTCTTTGGcgacgctgccgctgctgctgccttctttGGCTTCGGCTTGGCAGTTGCGGTCTTGGGCTTTggtgcttttgctttcgcagCACTCGATTTGGGCGCCGCCTTTGCTGTTGTGGGCTTAGCCTTTACTGTACCACTCTTCTTGGCCTCCTTAGCCTTGGCTTTCtcagtcttcttcttctcagCGGTCTTCTTGGTTGCTACAGCTTTGCTTGGTTTCTTCTCAGCGGACCCTGCTGCTTTCTTGGCCTTGGTGCCGGCAGCCTTCttcttagctgctgctgctgatgcagcgACCTTCTTCGGTTTCTTCTCCACTGAGGCAGCCTTGGCTTTTGGCTTCGGCTCCTTTTTGGCAGATGCAGACAATTTGAACGAACCAGATGCGCCCTTGCCTTTAGCTTGGATAAGTTTTCCACTGGCAACAGCGCTCTTCAGGTACTTCTTAATGAATGGTGCCAATTTCTGGGCATCGCACTTGTATGTGGCACTGATGTACTTCTTGATTGCCATAAGCGACGAGCCACCACGTTCCTTAAGGTTCAGGATTGATGCGTCCACCATTTGCTGAGTTGGAGGATGTGATGGTGGAACTGCCGGCTTCTTCACCTTCGATGCAGATGCTGCTTTCTTAGCAGCCACCTTCTTCTCAGATGCGGGAGTAGCTGGTGGGGCAGCCACGGGAGATGCGGATGTTGCAACTGCGGAGTCTGACATGtttcacttcactttgttttgctttactttcacactaaaatgaatttaactgAATTTACAGTTGGTGGTTGAAATTAGTTGGTCACCCGATTTTGTGAGAATCGAGTAGAAAGGCGCAACGCGAATGTTTAGAGCAGTGAACGTTTCCGCCAAACAAGTTTGCCACTAAcctattctttatttaatatttactatagttaatagtttgatattttaataatgatgtatcgaaatatttgcttaaatattcgACCAaccatataaaattaattgcatttatctaCAATTACTCACtgtgtttaaaatttcaacttaaattcaactttgtgtctacacaaaaacaattatcatataaaaactcaatttataaatataaaaacaataaaaatacaatatttgagtCTGAAAACAAGTTCTTTGaacaattatgtttttaaatgtattatttaatataaatataatttattgcacatatttttaattttggttcAAACTTGACCATGTACAGTGAAAACCAAGCGACCTCATAGTGTTAGAagctattgaaaattgatatggaaaaatagaaataaatgtaaaaaatagaatttttaaatatattacttatttaatatcattttctTATCGATTTGTATAATATCTACAAAAAtctatcatttaaatatgcattttattcgTATAAAACCGTCTTTACAATTGGAGAGTACAAAGTAAGTACTAACAGATACATAACATTCAACATATGAAGAGTGtaatgcaaaagaaatataataaatatttacgtccttgtattattaatcttaatattgttaatttaaatgtattattttattcatatacactgatctataataaataattaaattatttaatgtaatgtaTCTTCTTCTATCTTGTCTCTGGTTTGAAATGTATCTTTCTTTGTACTGCATATTGCTTGGGAAATAAAACCACACTTTGACAGCATAACATGCGCTTTTTTCATTATctaagatttatttaatataaatgtagatACAATAGTATCTGAGATTCACTAAACACGcccttatttatttttaatttgtacattattttaatataatactaaactaattaaagaaaaatgtaaatcttctttcaataaaattgtggtCCTGAAAAGGACCGATTTGTTTGATAATTTGATGCTTGACAAGCACAACGCACAACGTTGTCACAATTTAAGCACGTTCGCCACGAATACGTCTGGCCAGCTGAATATCTTTCGGCATGATGGTGACACGCTTGGCATGGATAGCGCACAAGTTAGTATCTTCGAACAGGCCAACCAAGTAGGCTTCACTAGCTTCCTGCAGTGCCATCACAGCAGAGCTCTGGAAACGCAGATCGGTCTTGAAATCCTGAGCAATTTCACGCACCAAGCGCTGGAAAGGCAGCTTGCGGATCAGCAACTCTGTGCTCTTCTGGTAACGACGGATCTCACGCAGGGCAACAGTTCCGGGGCGATAACGATGAGGCTTCTTCACACCGCCGGTGGCTGGAGCACTCTTACGAGCCGCCTTAGTTGCCAGCTGCTTACGAGGCGCCTTGCCTCCGGTCGATTTACGAGCAGTCTGCTTAGTACGagccatttttatttcacaattttcacttcacacagcaaatgttaaaaacacaataatcGGACGAAGCGACTCGGCTCTCGTATTTATAGTAAAACTGGTGGTGGGTTGCcgagcgagaacgagaacgagcgATCGGGTTGTTGCCATTCCAGCGTGCGAGCAGCACGTAGATACATATTGCTGACTCTTTCTGGTTTATGTATCTTTGAGTATAAATAGAGGCGTTTGAGTCGGACCGAACAACAGTATCTTTCTGACTTCGTTGAgtgtaaagtaaaatattaaaagtgaaaaatgactGGTCGTGGTAAAGGTGGCAAGGGCTTGGGAAAAGGTGGCGCCAAGCGTCATCGCAAAGTGTTGCGTGATAACATCCAGGGTATCACGAAGCCAGCTATCCGTCGTCTAGCTCGTCGTGGCGGTGTGAAGCGCATCTCTGGTCTTATTTATGAGGAAACTCGTGGTGTGCTGAAGGTTTTCTTGGAAAACGTTATCCGTGATGCAGTCACATACACCGAACACGCCAAGAGGAAGACAGTCACAGCCATGGATGTTGTGTACGCTCTGAAGAGGCAAGGCCGCACTCTGTACGGTTTCGGCGGCtaagaaaatttgtatctaCTACAAAGTACAAACTCAAAACCCACATCAATCGGTCCTTTTCAGGACCACCAAAACATTCACTAAAAGAGAAgataatcaatatattttaactattaaataaaagtaaacaaagaaACTAAAACGGCACTAAAAATTGTAGATAGAAAGAATAATTTCCTCAATTTCATCCAGATTGCCCCAGTTAAATTCTacgatacaaataaataagttgttttaACACGCCGacttgtaaataatttaatggcttttaactttttttcctaaaaatgtattatattgtGTTCATTAGTAAGAAatcctcaaaaaaaaattttatagtttaccGGTGCAGCGTGTTAAACATTTTACGATACTTTTCGACACAACTGTACCTCGTGTACAGTGCAAATACATTGCCCATGTCAAAATCGTCATTTTAAGACACTTTTTGGCACAACTGTACCACGTGTGCAGTGTAGAAAAATCTTTGCCCATGTAAAGATACTCAATACATAATTTCTGAACGAATATCGATGtaattatttaagtatattaaaaaaatgattctctttaataaatatttggtcGTCCTGAAAAGGACGTTTTGGGTTTTAGTTGATTTGTGTTATATGCgagtttaaatttgaa comes from the Drosophila sulfurigaster albostrigata strain 15112-1811.04 chromosome 2L, ASM2355843v2, whole genome shotgun sequence genome and includes:
- the LOC133835183 gene encoding histone H3 — encoded protein: MARTKQTARKSTGGKAPRKQLATKAARKSAPATGGVKKPHRYRPGTVALREIRRYQKSTELLIRKLPFQRLVREIAQDFKTDLRFQSSAVMALQEASEAYLVGLFEDTNLCAIHAKRVTIMPKDIQLARRIRGERA
- the LOC133835182 gene encoding histone H1-like codes for the protein MSDSAVATSASPVAAPPATPASEKKVAAKKAASASKVKKPAVPPSHPPTQQMVDASILNLKERGGSSLMAIKKYISATYKCDAQKLAPFIKKYLKSAVASGKLIQAKGKGASGSFKLSASAKKEPKPKAKAASVEKKPKKVAASAAAAKKKAAGTKAKKAAGSAEKKPSKAVATKKTAEKKKTEKAKAKEAKKSGTVKAKPTTAKAAPKSSAAKAKAPKPKTATAKPKPKKAAAAAASPKKAAVAAKKPKAKTAAAAKK
- the LOC133835186 gene encoding histone H2B, which encodes MPPKTSGKAAKKAGKAQKNITKNDKKKKRKRKESYAIYIYKVLKQVHPDTGISSKAMSIMNSFVNDIFERIAAEASRLAHYNKRSTITSREIQTAVRLLLPGELAKHAVSEGTKAVTKYTSSK
- the LOC133835189 gene encoding histone H4 — protein: MTGRGKGGKGLGKGGAKRHRKVLRDNIQGITKPAIRRLARRGGVKRISGLIYEETRGVLKVFLENVIRDAVTYTEHAKRKTVTAMDVVYALKRQGRTLYGFGG
- the LOC133835184 gene encoding histone H2A; translated protein: MSGRGKGGKVKGKAKSRSNRAGLQFPVGRIHRLLRKGNYAERVGAGAPVYLAAVMEYLAAEVLELAGNAARDNKKTRIIPRHLQLAIRNDEELNKLLSGVTIAQGGVLPNIQAVLLPKKTEKKA